One window of Paenibacillus albicereus genomic DNA carries:
- a CDS encoding anti-sigma factor domain-containing protein: MNGNGIVLEVKKGSVIVLAPDGSFRKIRSRGGEAVGQEVELPPVVRPSRPRWLLPAAAGALALLLAIPVLYAGRAAANPVVAYISLDVNPSFEVGVDADLKVRQLRAVNADAVPFVAALDYEGQPASLVMEELAERLAESDYLREETAEVLLAGVRLLGDGEELAELGAQARRALEEAAEHAGEDDLHVTELRSTPEVRLEAEELGLSIGQMTVYLLALEKGYDVSLDRLRTQPLPVAADWKGGLGALVPNSAELDENKLDRLLETARSARASAPASGTAKPAAEESGKSTPKPSAQTTIKPNAKPSVAASKPGSQPAAAAPVRTASPKPSEKRQRDPAVRPSATPSHGKGWRPASSAKLPESGPSGHREHGRDSERWKREAEQALRELERKKRAAEKFRSEAEQRIREAAGKRKQEQDKWRKKAEAEWKKAEERRHGGREKPTDR, from the coding sequence GTGAACGGTAACGGCATCGTGCTGGAAGTCAAAAAGGGCAGCGTCATCGTGCTCGCGCCAGACGGCAGCTTCCGCAAAATCAGAAGCCGCGGGGGAGAGGCGGTCGGCCAGGAGGTCGAGCTTCCGCCCGTCGTCCGCCCCTCTCGTCCCCGCTGGCTGCTGCCGGCTGCGGCCGGAGCGCTGGCGCTGCTGCTGGCCATCCCTGTCCTGTATGCAGGCAGGGCGGCCGCCAACCCGGTCGTCGCCTACATCAGCCTCGACGTCAATCCGAGCTTCGAGGTCGGCGTCGACGCCGACCTCAAGGTGCGCCAGCTGAGGGCGGTCAATGCCGACGCCGTGCCGTTCGTCGCGGCGCTCGACTACGAGGGACAGCCGGCCTCGCTCGTCATGGAGGAGCTGGCGGAACGGCTGGCCGAATCGGATTACCTGCGGGAGGAGACGGCCGAAGTGCTGCTCGCGGGCGTCCGGCTGCTCGGTGACGGGGAGGAGCTGGCGGAGCTCGGCGCGCAGGCTCGGCGGGCGCTGGAGGAGGCCGCGGAGCATGCCGGCGAGGATGACCTCCATGTGACCGAGCTGCGCTCCACGCCGGAGGTCCGTCTCGAAGCCGAGGAGCTCGGCCTGTCCATCGGCCAGATGACCGTATACTTGCTGGCGCTCGAAAAGGGCTACGACGTATCGCTCGATCGTCTGCGCACGCAGCCGCTCCCGGTCGCGGCGGATTGGAAAGGCGGCTTGGGCGCGCTCGTGCCGAACAGCGCCGAGCTGGACGAGAACAAGCTGGATCGGCTGCTTGAGACGGCAAGGTCCGCGAGGGCGAGCGCGCCGGCTTCCGGCACGGCGAAGCCGGCAGCGGAGGAGTCCGGGAAATCGACTCCGAAGCCGAGCGCCCAGACGACCATCAAGCCGAACGCCAAGCCGTCTGTTGCGGCCAGCAAGCCCGGTTCGCAGCCGGCGGCCGCAGCGCCGGTCCGGACCGCTTCGCCGAAGCCTTCCGAGAAGCGGCAGCGCGACCCGGCGGTCCGCCCTTCCGCGACGCCTTCGCATGGAAAGGGCTGGCGGCCGGCGTCGTCGGCCAAGCTGCCCGAGAGCGGACCAAGCGGGCATCGCGAGCATGGGCGCGATTCGGAACGATGGAAGCGGGAGGCGGAGCAGGCTCTCCGCGAGCTGGAGCGCAAGAAGCGCGCGGCCGAGAAGTTCCGGTCCGAGGCGGAGCAGCGCATCCGGGAAGCGGCGGGAAAGCGGAAGCAAGAGCAGGACAAATGGAGAAAGAAAGCGGAGGCCGAGTGGAAAAAGGCGGAGGAGCGGCGCCATGGCGGACGGGAGAAGCCGACCGACCGTTAA
- a CDS encoding anti-sigma regulatory factor: MEMELFNINNVRDAIRARQRGRELARELGFGIIDQTRIAYAISELSSGFVEMHQHSQMLIGKVRKETGEAGLEWSLIGSCSFSRELEEEWNSLWSEEWDIAITRRVGTCITFRKWLPTSFYMSSTPIQLQLFATGEEQG; encoded by the coding sequence ATGGAGATGGAACTGTTCAACATCAACAATGTGAGGGATGCGATCCGAGCTCGCCAGCGAGGCCGGGAGCTGGCGCGGGAGCTGGGCTTCGGCATCATCGACCAGACGCGCATCGCGTACGCCATATCCGAGCTTTCGAGCGGTTTCGTAGAGATGCATCAGCACAGCCAGATGCTGATCGGCAAAGTGCGCAAGGAAACGGGAGAAGCCGGACTGGAATGGTCGCTCATCGGCAGCTGCAGCTTTTCCCGCGAGCTGGAAGAGGAATGGAATTCGCTATGGTCGGAGGAATGGGATATCGCCATCACGAGGCGCGTCGGCACCTGCATTACGTTCCGCAAATGGCTCCCTACGTCCTTCTACATGAGTTCGACCCCGATACAGCTCCAGTTGTTTGCGACCGGAGAGGAGCAAGGCTAA
- a CDS encoding ATP-binding protein, with product MQAIRKRYFPALAEYIRSGSEASLYQATELGKMFHNIGPEEIIAIHEESMRNIVLNVDSEEALDLYSRSFMFLIELMVAYRFRYQPERPADERYTEMRELLSRSYRSFERVKSKYENVLQHMDSGIALFDTEGIVTFMNLQMARFLDVPRKTLVGCSILEILRHAQLTRSTRRLLVRLYREIIVRRNKYFEFQDSSGRHLLITATYGDQLDGDYLISMKDVSEYKQIEQTAYQNDKLAMLGKIAAAIAHEIRNPLTSIRGFIQLLRPTLVDLGKEEYAKIMVAEIDRANDIIYEFLNSSKPTAPMKQTIRLASLLKEVSLLSESEALMHNCFIALEAQESDLHVSIDVKQIKQVVLNLFKNAMDAIAELGGEREGRIDVILSRKSDFAEITIRDNGKGMDRATLGRLFDPFFTTKESGTGLGLSVSYRIVRNHSGTIRVTSTAGEGTSFMIYLPIAEQKP from the coding sequence ATGCAGGCAATTCGAAAGCGCTATTTCCCGGCGCTTGCCGAATATATTCGAAGCGGGAGCGAAGCATCGCTGTATCAGGCAACGGAGCTAGGGAAAATGTTCCACAACATCGGCCCGGAGGAGATCATCGCCATCCATGAGGAAAGCATGCGCAACATCGTCCTCAACGTCGACTCGGAGGAAGCGCTCGACCTGTACAGCCGCTCGTTCATGTTCCTGATCGAACTGATGGTCGCCTACCGCTTCCGGTATCAGCCCGAACGCCCGGCGGACGAGCGGTACACCGAGATGAGGGAGCTGCTCAGCCGTTCCTACCGCTCGTTCGAACGGGTCAAGAGCAAGTACGAGAACGTGCTGCAGCATATGGACAGCGGGATCGCGCTCTTCGATACGGAAGGCATCGTGACGTTCATGAACCTGCAGATGGCCCGCTTTCTCGATGTCCCCCGCAAGACGCTCGTCGGCTGCAGCATCCTGGAGATTCTCCGCCACGCCCAGCTGACCCGCTCGACGAGGCGGCTGCTCGTGCGTCTATACCGGGAGATCATCGTGCGCCGCAACAAATATTTCGAGTTCCAGGACAGCAGCGGCCGGCATCTGCTCATCACGGCGACCTACGGCGATCAGCTGGACGGAGACTATCTCATCAGCATGAAGGACGTGTCCGAGTACAAGCAGATCGAGCAGACCGCCTACCAGAACGACAAGCTGGCCATGCTCGGCAAGATCGCGGCCGCGATCGCCCATGAGATCCGCAACCCGCTTACGTCGATCCGAGGCTTCATCCAGCTGCTGAGGCCGACGCTGGTCGATCTCGGCAAGGAAGAGTACGCCAAGATCATGGTGGCGGAGATCGACCGGGCCAACGACATCATCTACGAGTTCCTCAATTCCTCCAAGCCGACGGCTCCGATGAAGCAGACGATCCGGCTCGCGTCGCTGCTCAAGGAGGTCAGCCTGCTCAGCGAGAGCGAGGCGCTCATGCATAATTGCTTCATCGCCCTGGAGGCGCAGGAGTCCGACCTGCATGTCTCGATCGACGTCAAGCAGATCAAGCAGGTCGTGCTGAACCTGTTCAAGAACGCGATGGACGCGATCGCGGAGCTGGGGGGCGAGCGCGAGGGACGGATCGACGTCATCCTGAGCCGCAAATCGGACTTCGCGGAGATTACGATCCGCGACAACGGCAAGGGCATGGACCGGGCGACGCTGGGCCGTCTGTTCGATCCTTTTTTTACGACAAAGGAGTCGGGGACAGGCCTCGGACTGTCGGTCAGCTACCGGATCGTGCGCAACCACTCCGGCACGATCCGCGTCACGAGCACCGCCGGAGAAGGCACGTCGTTCATGATCTATTTGCCAATCGCCGAGCAAAAGCCTTAA
- a CDS encoding leucyl aminopeptidase, with protein sequence MNMNLTISTTAQAAETAGALIVRPVAPAELQEGAGPAQLGAGDPLAVDAVRESLRRSYRLGAFKAAAEQSLTMPLLGLHEAEAAVFVGLGEALATGDGLRRFGAAAVRELKAQKAERAVLLVPPALHGGTDGFGTAQAAAALAEGLTLGGYERSKTRAGEPLAARELRIELQLCGGAGEDRAAAWDEGVEHGRLAGETVAWARDLVHLPGSVLTPEALAEEAERLADEAELDVEIIDEWTAAELGMGGLLAVGKGSIHPPRMIVLHYEGDPDSTEKWGLIGKGITFDTGGYSLKRGLGMEDMIGDMGGAAAVLGAMRIIGKLKPKANVVAVIPSAENMISDRAFKPGDVLTMMNGMTVEIVNTDAEGRLVLADGLTTAIRRGATKLVDVATLTGAVVSALGDAASGVLGNDDTLRRELEEAAIRAGERVWPLPAYADYRRKLDSAAADLKNGAGREGAASIAGLFVGAFAEEKPWVHVDIAGTSWIGRPRGWESKGATGVMTRTLAELVLQDGGRGLR encoded by the coding sequence ATGAACATGAACTTGACGATATCCACGACGGCGCAAGCGGCGGAAACGGCCGGAGCGCTGATCGTGCGGCCGGTGGCTCCTGCGGAGCTGCAGGAGGGCGCCGGCCCGGCGCAGCTCGGAGCGGGCGATCCGCTTGCGGTTGACGCCGTGCGGGAGTCGCTTCGGAGAAGCTATCGGCTCGGCGCCTTCAAGGCGGCGGCGGAACAGTCGCTGACGATGCCGCTGCTCGGCCTGCACGAAGCGGAGGCGGCCGTGTTCGTCGGCCTCGGCGAGGCGCTCGCCACAGGCGACGGGCTGCGCCGCTTCGGCGCGGCGGCGGTACGCGAGCTGAAGGCGCAGAAGGCGGAGCGCGCCGTCCTGCTCGTGCCGCCGGCGCTGCATGGCGGCACGGACGGCTTCGGCACGGCGCAGGCCGCCGCGGCGCTGGCCGAAGGGCTGACGCTCGGGGGCTACGAGCGCAGCAAGACGCGCGCCGGCGAGCCGCTAGCGGCGCGGGAGCTGCGGATCGAGCTGCAGCTGTGCGGCGGCGCCGGGGAGGACCGGGCTGCGGCCTGGGACGAAGGCGTCGAGCACGGAAGGCTCGCGGGCGAGACGGTCGCCTGGGCGCGCGATCTCGTGCATCTGCCGGGAAGCGTGCTGACGCCGGAGGCGCTGGCCGAGGAGGCCGAGCGGCTCGCGGACGAGGCGGAGCTCGACGTCGAGATCATCGACGAGTGGACGGCAGCGGAGCTCGGCATGGGCGGCCTGCTCGCCGTCGGCAAAGGCAGCATCCACCCGCCGCGCATGATCGTGCTGCATTACGAGGGCGATCCGGACAGCACGGAGAAATGGGGCCTGATCGGCAAAGGCATCACGTTCGACACCGGCGGCTACTCGCTCAAGCGGGGCCTCGGCATGGAGGACATGATCGGCGACATGGGCGGGGCGGCGGCGGTGCTCGGGGCGATGCGCATCATCGGCAAGCTCAAGCCGAAGGCCAACGTCGTCGCCGTCATCCCTTCGGCGGAGAACATGATCTCCGACCGGGCGTTCAAGCCGGGCGACGTGCTGACGATGATGAACGGCATGACCGTCGAGATCGTCAACACGGACGCCGAGGGCAGGCTCGTGCTGGCGGACGGCCTCACGACCGCGATCCGGCGCGGAGCGACGAAGCTCGTCGACGTGGCGACGCTGACCGGCGCCGTCGTGTCGGCGCTCGGCGACGCGGCGTCCGGCGTCCTCGGCAACGACGACACGCTGCGGCGCGAGCTGGAGGAGGCGGCGATCCGGGCGGGCGAGCGCGTCTGGCCGCTTCCCGCCTATGCGGACTACCGCCGCAAGCTCGACAGCGCCGCCGCCGACCTCAAGAACGGCGCGGGCCGCGAAGGCGCGGCGAGCATCGCCGGGCTGTTCGTCGGCGCGTTCGCGGAGGAGAAGCCATGGGTGCACGTGGACATCGCCGGCACGTCTTGGATCGGCCGCCCGCGAGGCTGGGAGAGCAAGGGCGCGACCGGCGTCATGACGCGCACGCTCGCGGAGCTCGTCCTGCAAGACGGCGGCAGGGGCCTCCGCTGA
- a CDS encoding aldolase catalytic domain-containing protein has product MTAKPSKIVDCTVRDGGLVNNWDFSIEFVQDLYRSLDEAGVEYMEIGYKNSPKLLKGADAAGPWRFLNDDFLRKVIPNKGRTKLSALVDIGRVDESDVLPRTESMLDLIRVACYIQDVDKALELVSLFHERGYETTLNIMALSNVMENQLIEAFDAIRESVVDVVYVVDSYGSLKPSDFAYLIDKFKQHLPNKKLGVHTHNNQQLAFANTLLAVDKGVEYLDTSVYGMGRAAGNCNTELLVAHLPGTKYSVRPVLEMIEKHMLPLRQKEEWGYIMEYMVTGLLDEHPRSAMAQRGSDKQDRIVDFYDQLTTPEVLHGK; this is encoded by the coding sequence ATGACCGCCAAACCGAGCAAGATTGTCGACTGTACCGTCCGTGATGGAGGCCTTGTGAACAACTGGGACTTCAGCATCGAATTCGTTCAAGACCTGTACCGCAGCCTGGATGAGGCGGGCGTCGAGTATATGGAGATCGGCTACAAGAACTCGCCGAAGCTGCTCAAGGGCGCGGATGCCGCCGGTCCTTGGCGCTTTCTGAACGATGACTTTCTGCGCAAGGTCATCCCGAACAAGGGCAGGACGAAGCTGTCCGCGCTCGTGGACATCGGGCGCGTCGACGAGAGCGACGTGCTGCCCCGCACGGAGAGCATGCTGGACCTGATCCGCGTCGCCTGCTACATCCAGGACGTGGACAAGGCGCTGGAGCTCGTCTCGCTGTTCCATGAGCGCGGCTACGAGACGACGCTGAATATCATGGCGCTGTCGAACGTCATGGAGAACCAGCTGATCGAGGCGTTCGACGCCATCCGCGAGAGCGTCGTGGACGTCGTCTACGTCGTCGACTCCTACGGCAGCCTCAAGCCGAGCGACTTCGCCTACCTGATCGACAAGTTCAAGCAGCATCTGCCGAACAAGAAGCTGGGCGTGCATACGCACAACAACCAGCAGCTCGCGTTCGCCAACACGCTGCTCGCCGTCGACAAAGGCGTCGAGTACCTCGATACGAGCGTCTACGGCATGGGCCGCGCCGCCGGCAACTGCAACACGGAGCTGCTCGTCGCCCACCTGCCGGGCACGAAATACAGTGTCCGCCCGGTGCTGGAGATGATCGAGAAGCACATGCTGCCGCTTCGCCAGAAGGAAGAGTGGGGCTACATCATGGAGTACATGGTGACCGGCCTGCTCGACGAGCATCCCCGCTCGGCGATGGCGCAGCGCGGCTCGGACAAGCAGGACCGGATCGTCGATTTCTACGATCAGCTGACGACCCCTGAAGTGCTGCACGGCAAATAA
- a CDS encoding response regulator yields MYRVLLADDEADVREGLLTEIRWEECGFEIAATAENGLEALELAERLLPDVVLTDIRMPFVDGLELVRRLQTALPLAKTVILTGYDEFDYARQAVSLSVDEYLLKPFTAASLTELLRGLKQRMDHERAEREDARELREHYHRSLPQLRGQFLSSLLYRRYPEASIRRKASQYGLSLEGEGCSVSVVRIGEPEEGAPLVGSLQQSPDEELKLFAVLNVAEEIWSEASRGIAFLHQDSIVLMDFGVAEEGWKEKRQQTLEQLARSVEFYLRLPVTIGTGLPKRSLSELQEAYEEALLALDYRLVPGMDRLVFLQDVESRPSEPLRFDELCEQALARCLKVGTPEELEALLADILGEIRESHAYSGIQMYLMEVLTAICRTAQSAGVELEELLGAGAQPYAELSRLTGLGEARRWLGELGAAVMQRIAGTRQHAYKDLVEEAIRFTRAHAHEPELSIAMVCSHLHISAGYFCGLFKREVKLTFLQYVLQLRMELAQELLRSTELKAFEIAERIGFSEPNYFSFCFKKHTGTTPKEYRSRAKEAEAGPLP; encoded by the coding sequence ATGTACCGAGTGTTGCTGGCCGATGACGAGGCCGACGTACGGGAAGGATTGCTGACGGAAATCCGCTGGGAGGAGTGCGGCTTCGAGATCGCGGCGACGGCCGAGAACGGCCTGGAGGCGCTGGAGCTGGCCGAGCGGCTGCTGCCGGACGTCGTGCTGACGGACATCCGCATGCCGTTCGTGGACGGGCTCGAGCTCGTGCGGCGGCTGCAGACGGCGCTGCCGCTCGCCAAGACGGTCATCCTCACCGGCTACGACGAATTCGACTACGCCCGTCAGGCCGTCTCGCTGAGCGTCGACGAGTATCTGCTCAAGCCGTTCACGGCGGCGAGCCTGACGGAGCTGCTGCGCGGCCTCAAGCAAAGGATGGACCACGAGCGGGCGGAGCGCGAGGATGCGCGCGAGCTGCGGGAGCACTATCACCGGAGCCTGCCGCAGCTGAGGGGACAGTTTCTCAGCTCGCTGCTGTACCGCCGCTATCCGGAGGCGTCGATCCGCCGCAAGGCCAGTCAGTACGGCCTGAGCCTCGAGGGAGAAGGCTGCTCGGTATCCGTCGTCCGCATCGGAGAGCCGGAGGAGGGAGCGCCGTTGGTCGGCTCGCTGCAGCAATCGCCGGATGAGGAGCTCAAGCTGTTCGCCGTGCTCAACGTGGCCGAGGAAATCTGGTCGGAGGCGAGCCGCGGCATCGCCTTCCTCCATCAGGACAGCATCGTGCTCATGGACTTCGGCGTCGCCGAGGAAGGCTGGAAGGAGAAGCGCCAGCAGACGCTGGAGCAGCTGGCGCGCAGCGTGGAGTTCTACCTGCGGCTGCCGGTGACGATCGGCACGGGACTGCCCAAGCGCAGCCTGTCCGAGCTGCAGGAAGCCTACGAGGAAGCGCTGCTCGCGCTCGACTACCGGCTCGTGCCGGGCATGGACCGCCTCGTCTTCCTGCAGGACGTCGAGAGCCGGCCATCGGAGCCGCTGCGCTTCGACGAGCTGTGCGAGCAGGCGCTCGCCCGCTGCCTCAAGGTCGGCACGCCCGAGGAGCTGGAGGCGCTGCTTGCGGACATTCTCGGCGAGATCCGCGAAAGCCATGCGTACAGCGGCATCCAGATGTACCTCATGGAGGTGCTGACGGCAATCTGCCGCACCGCGCAATCCGCCGGCGTCGAGCTCGAGGAGCTGCTCGGAGCCGGCGCGCAGCCGTATGCCGAGCTGTCCCGGCTGACCGGCCTCGGCGAGGCCAGGCGCTGGCTCGGGGAGCTCGGCGCTGCCGTCATGCAGCGCATCGCGGGCACGCGGCAGCATGCGTACAAGGACCTGGTGGAGGAAGCGATCCGGTTCACCCGCGCGCATGCGCACGAGCCCGAGCTGTCGATCGCGATGGTCTGCTCGCATCTGCACATCAGCGCCGGTTATTTCTGCGGTCTGTTCAAGCGCGAGGTGAAGCTCACGTTCCTCCAGTACGTGCTGCAGCTGCGCATGGAGCTGGCGCAGGAGCTGCTGCGCTCGACGGAGCTCAAGGCGTTCGAGATCGCGGAGCGCATCGGCTTCTCCGAGCCGAACTACTTTAGCTTCTGCTTCAAGAAGCATACCGGCACGACGCCCAAGGAATACCGCAGCCGGGCCAAGGAAGCGGAAGCGGGGCCGCTGCCGTGA
- a CDS encoding cache domain-containing sensor histidine kinase, producing MIVIAIGTVAFLLHDKFSASAERSAFTSSSQIVDQVSYNLEDYVRGLSSFYRAIEQNLLDKGEWDGSEVDTQLDTLMGSRDDIVSIALFAEDGTLLKNRPAAQLRPSANVTGQGWFQAALRVPDHLGFSLPHIQNLYKGGYPWVVSMSKRVTVLQNGREQEVILLVDINFKQIDELCSRISLGRKGYAYIIDEGAGNIVYHPQQQLIYMGLKRENVEGALVSSGDYVEELDGERRLVTVKSVANIGWKIVGVSYLDELLTTREEVNRYLVRVVAVALVLVLLVGMALARSIIRPLKRVEKMMRSVERGQFDVELPVEGPLEVERLSRRFNLMVHKIRQLMGQIVLEQESKRRHELEALQAQINPHFLYNTLNSVVRMAGMSRGEEVVTMITSLSKLFRISLSQGRTLIPVKDELEHAHHYLTIQQMRFGRKFTFAIEATEEAESCRTLKLVLQPLLENAIEHGLEYSADEGRIEVQAFVEDGVLTLLVEDNGAGMAAEAAALLLERGSGEALAERRPSRTGKGSGVALRNIHDRIRLYYGAPYGLEFRSELEEGMTVTVRMPAEAAEEEIDDEKR from the coding sequence ATGATCGTCATCGCGATCGGCACGGTCGCGTTCCTGCTGCACGACAAGTTTTCCGCATCGGCGGAGCGCAGCGCCTTCACCTCCTCCAGCCAGATCGTCGATCAGGTCAGCTACAACCTGGAGGACTACGTGCGAGGCTTGTCCAGCTTTTACCGGGCGATCGAGCAGAACCTGCTGGACAAGGGCGAGTGGGACGGCAGCGAGGTCGACACGCAGCTCGATACGCTCATGGGCAGCCGCGACGACATCGTGTCGATCGCGCTGTTCGCCGAGGACGGCACGCTGCTCAAAAATCGTCCGGCCGCCCAGCTGCGCCCGAGCGCCAACGTGACGGGACAGGGCTGGTTCCAGGCGGCGCTGCGCGTGCCGGACCATCTCGGATTCTCGCTGCCGCATATCCAGAACCTGTACAAGGGCGGTTATCCGTGGGTCGTCAGCATGAGCAAGCGCGTCACCGTGCTGCAGAACGGCCGGGAGCAGGAGGTCATCCTGCTCGTGGACATCAACTTCAAGCAGATCGACGAGCTGTGCAGCCGGATCAGCCTCGGGCGCAAGGGCTACGCCTACATCATCGACGAAGGAGCAGGCAACATCGTCTACCATCCGCAGCAGCAGCTCATCTACATGGGGCTCAAGCGGGAGAACGTGGAGGGCGCGCTCGTCTCCTCGGGCGACTACGTGGAGGAGCTGGACGGAGAGCGGCGGCTCGTCACCGTCAAGTCGGTCGCGAACATCGGGTGGAAGATCGTCGGCGTCAGCTATCTCGACGAGCTGCTCACGACGCGGGAGGAAGTGAACCGCTATCTCGTGCGCGTCGTGGCGGTCGCGCTCGTGCTCGTGCTGCTCGTCGGCATGGCGCTCGCCCGCTCGATCATCCGCCCGCTCAAGCGGGTGGAGAAGATGATGCGCTCCGTGGAAAGAGGCCAGTTCGACGTCGAGCTGCCCGTCGAGGGGCCGCTCGAGGTCGAGCGGCTGTCGCGCCGCTTCAACCTCATGGTGCACAAGATCCGCCAGCTCATGGGGCAGATCGTGCTGGAGCAGGAGTCCAAGCGGCGGCATGAGCTGGAGGCGCTCCAGGCGCAGATCAACCCGCATTTCCTCTACAATACGCTCAACTCGGTCGTGCGCATGGCCGGCATGAGCCGTGGCGAGGAGGTCGTCACGATGATTACCTCGCTGTCCAAGCTGTTCCGCATCAGCCTCAGCCAAGGACGCACGCTCATCCCGGTGAAGGACGAGCTGGAGCACGCGCATCATTACCTCACGATCCAGCAGATGCGCTTCGGCCGCAAGTTCACGTTCGCCATCGAGGCGACGGAGGAGGCGGAGAGCTGCCGGACGCTGAAGCTCGTGCTGCAGCCTTTGCTGGAGAACGCGATCGAGCACGGGCTGGAATACTCGGCGGACGAAGGGCGGATCGAGGTGCAGGCGTTCGTCGAGGACGGCGTGCTGACGCTGCTCGTCGAGGACAACGGCGCCGGCATGGCGGCGGAGGCGGCCGCGCTGCTGCTGGAGCGGGGATCGGGCGAGGCGCTGGCGGAGCGCCGGCCGTCCCGCACGGGCAAGGGCTCCGGCGTCGCCCTGCGCAACATCCACGACCGGATCCGGCTGTATTACGGCGCTCCGTACGGCCTCGAGTTCCGCAGCGAGCTGGAGGAGGGCATGACGGTCACGGTGCGCATGCCGGCGGAAGCGGCAGAGGAGGAGATCGACGATGAAAAGCGATGA
- a CDS encoding substrate-binding domain-containing protein, giving the protein MKSDDGTDRPIFAYTSREGRRRPASRAVGEGGRRPRTTTWARRTGGLIARWTGGLMRSQASRRPRPAWLLAMPLLAVPLLAAAGCAGSAEPSPPPSPRLAALIAPQTDGALAGAIRIGAEAAAKEFGYRLEYVDKTAGRPGAGQVEAAGRALKAGAEALLLDPDSEQQLDEVVRLARAAGAAVITLSDAYPVGGVASAVTIDNREAGRQAGAAMAELLGGYGRVAVLGADSSALGYAERQEGVLEELARHPDITIAKGYSCGMSSDGCAEAARQLMDETDGIVALQEQGVLSSAKESLRRGASSEVKIVGFGSETEQLELLQDGVIDRLVVQSGFNAGYLGMRQADLLLRGEKPEARITLATKAVSPDSMFWMDNQKLLFPFVK; this is encoded by the coding sequence ATGAAAAGCGATGACGGAACCGATCGGCCGATCTTCGCGTACACGAGCCGCGAGGGACGGCGGCGTCCGGCCAGCCGTGCCGTTGGCGAGGGCGGACGCCGCCCGCGGACAACCACATGGGCAAGGCGGACCGGCGGTCTGATCGCTCGGTGGACGGGAGGGCTCATGCGCAGCCAGGCCAGCCGCCGCCCGCGGCCGGCCTGGCTGCTGGCGATGCCGCTGCTGGCCGTCCCGCTGCTGGCGGCCGCCGGCTGCGCGGGCTCCGCAGAGCCGTCTCCGCCGCCGTCGCCGCGTCTGGCCGCGCTGATCGCGCCGCAGACGGACGGCGCACTCGCAGGCGCGATCCGGATCGGCGCGGAGGCGGCGGCCAAGGAGTTCGGCTACCGGCTCGAGTACGTCGACAAGACGGCGGGACGCCCCGGCGCAGGCCAAGTGGAAGCGGCCGGCCGCGCGCTGAAGGCGGGCGCGGAAGCGCTGCTCCTCGACCCCGACAGCGAGCAGCAGCTCGACGAGGTCGTCCGGCTCGCGCGTGCTGCCGGAGCGGCCGTCATCACGCTGAGCGACGCCTATCCCGTCGGCGGCGTCGCGAGCGCGGTGACGATCGACAACCGCGAGGCCGGCCGCCAGGCCGGAGCGGCGATGGCCGAGCTGCTCGGCGGCTACGGACGGGTGGCGGTGCTCGGCGCCGACTCCTCCGCGCTCGGCTACGCGGAGCGGCAGGAGGGCGTGCTGGAGGAGCTGGCCCGCCATCCGGACATCACGATCGCCAAAGGCTATTCCTGCGGCATGTCCTCCGACGGCTGCGCGGAGGCGGCGCGCCAGCTCATGGACGAGACGGACGGCATCGTCGCCCTCCAGGAGCAAGGCGTGCTCAGCTCGGCCAAGGAATCGCTCCGGCGCGGGGCGTCCTCCGAGGTGAAGATCGTCGGCTTCGGCAGCGAGACGGAGCAGCTGGAGCTGCTGCAGGACGGCGTCATCGACCGCCTCGTCGTGCAGAGCGGCTTCAACGCCGGCTATCTCGGCATGCGGCAGGCCGACCTGCTGCTGCGCGGGGAAAAGCCGGAGGCGAGGATTACGCTCGCCACCAAGGCGGTCAGTCCCGACAGCATGTTCTGGATGGACAACCAGAAGCTGCTGTTCCCTTTCGTCAAATAG